One genomic segment of Gottschalkia acidurici 9a includes these proteins:
- a CDS encoding YcdB/YcdC domain-containing protein, which translates to MKKKISLALSVGVLLTTLSPLQTVANADNVRVVVGTSNVVDRLDVEKYIPKIKSIFQIGDEYNEFETHQFNGMNLIQLTWRNSSGSIGVSIDKDGDIVGYYKSEYGTNSNRELYQFPKLSKKDGEKIAKEFVNKVLPEMADKVKISNDNYDYDMYNLRGYFYKFTRVENDIPFNNQSIYVSVDNQKGEVTDFNLHGQKNYKFPGKEGIISEEEARELYREKVGLELMYKLRGIDSDLEPYLGYSIVDTDKTINAKNKDIESTSYQYRYPISRYSNYVESVSSKDESNLINSKVIISRTDASKKIVDTFSLGDGYEVSGGQLRKIKGEDKYFWDINVMKYEGRNGSGTTVTIDAKTGQIISFSDPGAWGDDKKGEVKYKKEELLKKAEDFIQKNNPEKYKEVEYVESIDILDEYNKTYQFEFIKKLNDIKVENSGFRVGISAITGNIVDYDYNWDDLELPLVENIIDKDKAKEILFNGNKLELQYQSENQDESSAKLVYDFKDKHLVVDAKTGEIIDYKKELGEKLDKKDYKDIENSFAKDQINKLQEYIVLFEGEDFKPKSEIIQKDFLSLLAQVKGLSHDEEYLYESLIIENVIKNEEKNPEGKVTREEAIKYIVRAFGQEQSGNLGDIYKMDYNDADQIDENLKGHVAIAKGLGVISGEGNFRPKDNLRRDEAAVLIYNILNRK; encoded by the coding sequence ATGAAAAAGAAAATTTCATTAGCATTATCAGTAGGGGTATTACTTACTACACTATCTCCATTACAAACAGTGGCGAATGCAGATAATGTGAGAGTAGTAGTAGGAACTTCAAATGTTGTAGATAGATTAGATGTAGAAAAATACATACCTAAAATAAAGTCAATTTTTCAAATAGGTGATGAATATAATGAATTTGAAACACACCAATTTAATGGAATGAATTTAATTCAATTAACATGGCGCAACAGTAGTGGAAGTATAGGGGTATCTATCGATAAGGATGGAGATATAGTAGGATATTATAAAAGCGAATATGGAACAAATAGTAATAGAGAACTTTATCAATTCCCAAAACTAAGTAAAAAAGATGGAGAAAAAATAGCTAAGGAATTTGTAAATAAGGTATTGCCAGAGATGGCTGATAAGGTAAAAATTAGTAATGATAATTATGACTATGATATGTATAACTTAAGAGGTTACTTTTATAAATTTACAAGAGTTGAAAATGATATACCTTTTAATAATCAAAGTATATATGTTAGTGTAGACAATCAAAAAGGAGAAGTAACAGACTTTAATTTACACGGACAAAAAAATTATAAGTTCCCGGGCAAAGAGGGAATAATATCGGAAGAGGAAGCCAGAGAACTATATAGAGAAAAAGTAGGACTAGAGTTAATGTATAAGCTAAGAGGTATAGACAGTGATCTTGAACCCTATTTAGGATACAGTATAGTAGACACAGATAAAACAATAAATGCTAAAAATAAAGACATAGAAAGTACCTCATATCAATATCGATATCCTATAAGTAGGTATTCAAATTATGTCGAAAGTGTATCAAGTAAAGATGAAAGCAATTTAATAAATTCTAAGGTAATAATAAGTAGAACAGATGCTAGCAAAAAAATAGTAGACACATTTAGCTTAGGGGATGGATACGAAGTATCAGGAGGTCAACTAAGGAAGATTAAAGGAGAAGATAAATATTTCTGGGACATAAATGTTATGAAATATGAAGGACGAAATGGCAGTGGTACAACAGTAACAATAGACGCTAAAACAGGACAAATTATAAGCTTTTCTGATCCAGGAGCATGGGGAGACGATAAGAAGGGTGAAGTAAAGTATAAAAAAGAAGAGCTACTTAAGAAAGCAGAGGATTTCATACAAAAGAATAATCCTGAAAAATATAAGGAAGTAGAGTATGTAGAGAGTATAGACATCCTAGATGAATACAACAAAACATATCAATTTGAATTTATTAAAAAATTAAATGATATTAAAGTTGAAAATAGTGGATTTAGAGTGGGAATAAGTGCTATCACAGGAAATATAGTTGACTATGATTATAATTGGGATGATTTAGAGCTTCCTTTAGTAGAAAATATTATAGACAAAGATAAAGCTAAAGAAATATTGTTTAACGGTAATAAACTAGAGCTACAATATCAAAGTGAAAATCAGGATGAGAGTAGTGCTAAACTGGTTTATGACTTCAAAGATAAACATTTAGTAGTAGACGCAAAAACAGGAGAAATTATAGATTATAAAAAAGAGTTAGGGGAGAAACTTGATAAAAAAGACTACAAGGATATAGAAAATAGCTTTGCAAAAGATCAGATAAATAAGCTGCAAGAATATATTGTTCTATTTGAAGGTGAAGATTTTAAACCTAAGTCAGAGATAATACAAAAAGATTTTTTAAGTTTACTTGCACAAGTTAAAGGGTTATCACATGATGAAGAATACTTATATGAATCTTTGATTATAGAGAATGTTATAAAGAATGAAGAAAAAAATCCAGAAGGAAAGGTAACGAGAGAAGAAGCTATAAAATATATAGTTAGGGCTTTTGGGCAAGAGCAGTCGGGAAATTTAGGAGATATTTATAAAATGGACTATAATGATGCAGATCAAATAGATGAAAACTTAAAGGGACATGTTGCAATAGCTAAAGGACTAGGAGTTATAAGTGGAGAAGGAAACTTCAGACCAAAAGATAATCTAAGAAGAGATGAAGCAGCTGTATTAATATATAATATATTGAATAGAAAATAG
- a CDS encoding S-layer homology domain-containing protein gives MKKKISLALSVGVLLTTLSPVQTLAKSSNTAIISSSSIDVDKYIPKIKAIFQISDDYDNFRTNKYRDEDIIELSWYITDKGEISVSIDSEGNIVRYYNWKNDMNREEKVYKFPKISKEEGEKIARDFIRKISPEIADKIELKDDYERYGIYNEHSLEGYTYIFTETENNVPISDKSINVTVDGQNGEVISYYPYGQKNLKLPNKEGIISEDEAKELYREKVGLELMYKLRGVDNNFERYLGYTITNTDKTIDAKTKDIVSTSENYMYPIYRQYLYEKGVENVSSAEENTLINSKAIISRNDASKKILDTFKLGEGYEVSTSHIEKIKEEDNYIWVVSIMRYEKDGSSSADAAVNAKTGEIIGFSDPRSWDEDDNEKVKYSKEELLKKAKEFIQKNNPEKYKETEYVEISGIDQYGYSNEYQFQFIRKSNDIKVENSGFRVVISGVTGNVVDYSYSWDDSELPLAEDIIGEDKAKEVIFDGKELELEYQGENEDKENIKLVYDFKDKHLVVDAKTGEIVDNKKELERKYGKKTYKDIENSFAKNQIEKLQENITLFEGEDFKPKSEITQKDFFKLLIQTKRMFYGWDDEDYLYEVLVRQNIVKNEEKNPDGKVTREEAMKYIVRAFGQEQSGNLGEIYRIDYNDADQIDSSLRGHVAIAKGLGIISGEGNFRPKDNLRRDEAAVLIYNILNRSN, from the coding sequence ATGAAAAAGAAAATTTCATTAGCACTGTCAGTAGGGGTGCTACTTACTACATTATCTCCGGTTCAGACATTAGCAAAATCTAGTAATACAGCGATAATAAGTAGTTCAAGTATAGATGTTGATAAATATATACCTAAAATAAAAGCAATTTTTCAGATAAGTGATGATTACGACAACTTTAGAACGAATAAATATAGAGACGAAGATATAATAGAACTATCATGGTATATTACAGACAAAGGAGAAATAAGTGTATCTATTGATTCAGAAGGAAATATAGTAAGATATTATAACTGGAAAAATGATATGAATAGAGAGGAAAAAGTCTATAAATTTCCTAAGATAAGCAAAGAAGAGGGAGAAAAAATAGCTAGAGATTTTATAAGAAAAATATCACCGGAAATAGCAGATAAAATTGAACTTAAAGATGATTATGAACGATACGGAATATATAATGAACATAGTTTAGAGGGATATACTTATATATTTACAGAAACCGAGAATAATGTACCTATTAGTGATAAATCTATAAATGTTACAGTGGATGGTCAAAATGGGGAAGTAATAAGCTATTACCCATATGGACAAAAAAATTTAAAGCTTCCAAATAAAGAAGGAATAATATCAGAAGATGAAGCTAAAGAACTATATAGAGAAAAAGTAGGGCTAGAGTTAATGTATAAATTAAGAGGAGTAGATAATAACTTTGAGCGTTACTTAGGATATACCATAACTAATACGGATAAGACAATAGATGCTAAAACTAAAGACATAGTAAGTACTTCTGAAAATTATATGTATCCAATATATAGACAATACTTATACGAAAAAGGAGTAGAGAATGTATCAAGTGCAGAGGAAAATACACTAATAAACTCTAAAGCAATAATAAGTAGGAATGATGCGAGTAAAAAAATATTAGATACATTTAAACTAGGTGAGGGATATGAAGTATCTACATCCCATATAGAAAAGATTAAAGAAGAAGATAATTACATATGGGTAGTATCGATTATGAGATACGAGAAAGATGGAAGTAGTAGTGCAGATGCAGCTGTAAATGCTAAGACTGGTGAGATTATAGGATTTTCTGACCCTAGATCATGGGATGAAGACGATAATGAAAAAGTAAAATATAGCAAGGAAGAACTATTAAAAAAGGCAAAAGAATTTATACAAAAGAATAATCCAGAGAAATATAAAGAAACAGAATATGTAGAAATCAGTGGCATAGATCAATATGGATATAGCAATGAGTATCAATTCCAATTTATTAGAAAGTCAAACGATATCAAAGTTGAAAATAGTGGTTTTAGAGTAGTGATAAGTGGTGTAACAGGAAACGTAGTTGACTATTCCTATAGCTGGGATGATTCAGAGCTTCCTTTAGCAGAGGATATTATAGGTGAAGACAAAGCCAAAGAAGTAATATTCGATGGTAAGGAACTAGAACTAGAATATCAAGGTGAAAATGAAGATAAAGAAAATATTAAACTAGTTTATGACTTCAAAGATAAGCATTTAGTAGTAGATGCAAAAACGGGAGAAATTGTAGATAATAAAAAAGAGTTAGAGCGAAAATACGGTAAAAAAACCTACAAGGATATAGAAAATAGCTTTGCAAAGAATCAAATAGAAAAACTACAAGAAAATATAACTTTATTTGAAGGTGAAGATTTTAAGCCAAAGTCGGAAATAACGCAAAAAGATTTCTTCAAATTACTTATACAAACTAAGAGGATGTTCTATGGTTGGGATGATGAAGATTATTTATATGAAGTATTAGTGAGACAAAATATTGTAAAAAATGAGGAAAAAAATCCTGATGGAAAAGTAACGAGAGAAGAAGCAATGAAGTATATAGTTAGAGCTTTTGGACAAGAACAGTCGGGTAACTTGGGAGAGATATATAGAATAGATTATAATGATGCAGACCAGATTGATAGTAGTCTAAGAGGACATGTTGCAATAGCTAAAGGACTAGGAATTATAAGTGGAGAAGGAAACTTTAGACCAAAAGATAATTTAAGAAGAGACGAGGCAGCTGTATTAATATACAATATATTAAATAGAAGTAACTAG
- a CDS encoding S-layer homology domain-containing protein — MKKKISLALSVGVLLTTLSPVQTLAESNSTAIISSSSIDIDKYIPKIKAIFQISDDYDNFRTNRYRREDIIELSWSSRDKGEINVSIDSEGNILRYYNWKHNMNRDEKVYRFPKINKEEGEKIARDLIKRISPEIAGKIEIIDNPERYVMYDGYNLEGYTYNFTRTENKVPVNDEIINVMVDGQSGEVVSLYSHGQKDLKFPSKEGIISEDEAKELYKGKVGLELVYKLRGVDNEFERYLAYNITNTDKTIDAKTKEIISTSQKYYYPLDRYSLYEKGLESVSSEDERKLINSKSIISKEDASRKIVDTFNLGDGYEIYTSQLEKVREDDQYIWEVMITKYRGNGSSTTGAAVDAKTGEIIDFSDPGSWNEADNGKIKYSKEELLRKAKDFVQKNSPEKYKEIEYIESVDVDPYEENKIYQFIFIRKLNDIKVENSGFRVMISGVTGNIVDYSYSWDDSEFPLAEDIIGEDKAKEIIFDGKELELEYQGENEDKENIKLVYDFKDKHLVVDAKTGEIIDDKKEFSDKYSNKAYKDIGNSFAKNQIEKLQESIILFKGEDFKPKSEITQKDFLKLLVQTKGMFYIWDDDDYLYEVLAEENIVSNEEKNPGGKVTREEAIKYIVRAFGQEQSGNLGDIYRIDYNDADQIDSSLRGHVAIAKGLGIISGEGNFRPKDNLRRDEAAVLIYNILNRK, encoded by the coding sequence ATGAAAAAGAAAATTTCATTAGCACTATCAGTAGGGGTATTGCTTACTACACTATCTCCAGTTCAAACATTAGCGGAATCTAATAGTACAGCAATAATAAGTAGTTCAAGTATAGATATTGATAAATACATACCTAAAATAAAAGCAATTTTTCAGATAAGTGATGATTACGATAACTTTAGAACAAACAGATATAGAAGAGAAGATATAATAGAACTATCATGGTCTAGTAGAGATAAAGGAGAAATAAATGTATCTATTGATTCAGAAGGAAATATATTAAGGTACTATAACTGGAAGCATAATATGAATAGAGATGAAAAAGTTTATAGATTTCCTAAGATAAACAAAGAAGAGGGAGAAAAAATAGCTAGAGACCTTATAAAAAGAATATCGCCTGAAATAGCGGGCAAGATTGAAATTATAGATAATCCTGAACGATATGTAATGTATGACGGATATAATTTAGAGGGATATACTTATAACTTTACAAGAACTGAGAATAAAGTTCCTGTTAATGATGAAATTATAAACGTTATGGTAGACGGACAGAGTGGAGAAGTAGTAAGTCTTTATTCTCATGGACAAAAAGATTTAAAATTTCCAAGTAAAGAAGGAATAATATCAGAAGATGAAGCTAAAGAACTATATAAAGGAAAAGTGGGATTAGAGCTAGTATATAAACTAAGAGGTGTAGATAATGAATTTGAACGTTATTTAGCATATAATATAACTAATACAGATAAGACTATAGATGCTAAAACTAAAGAAATAATAAGTACTTCTCAAAAATACTATTATCCATTAGATAGGTACTCCTTATACGAAAAAGGCCTAGAAAGCGTATCAAGTGAAGATGAACGTAAATTGATAAACTCTAAATCAATAATAAGTAAAGAAGATGCTAGTAGAAAAATAGTAGATACATTTAATCTAGGAGATGGATATGAAATATACACATCTCAATTAGAAAAGGTTCGAGAAGATGATCAGTATATATGGGAAGTAATGATCACGAAATATAGAGGAAATGGAAGTAGTACCACAGGTGCAGCAGTAGATGCTAAGACAGGTGAGATTATAGACTTCTCTGATCCAGGATCATGGAATGAAGCCGATAATGGAAAAATAAAATATAGTAAGGAAGAGTTACTTAGAAAAGCAAAAGATTTCGTACAAAAGAATAGCCCTGAAAAATATAAAGAGATAGAGTATATAGAAAGTGTTGATGTAGATCCATATGAAGAAAATAAAATATATCAATTTATATTTATTAGAAAGTTAAATGATATTAAAGTTGAAAATAGTGGTTTTAGAGTAATGATAAGTGGTGTAACAGGAAACATAGTTGACTATTCCTATAGCTGGGATGATTCAGAGTTTCCTTTAGCAGAGGATATTATAGGTGAAGACAAAGCCAAAGAAATAATATTCGATGGTAAGGAACTAGAGTTAGAATATCAAGGTGAAAATGAAGATAAAGAAAATATTAAACTAGTTTATGACTTCAAAGATAAGCATTTAGTAGTAGATGCAAAAACGGGAGAAATTATAGACGACAAAAAAGAGTTTAGCGATAAATACAGTAATAAAGCATATAAAGATATAGGGAATAGCTTTGCAAAGAATCAGATAGAAAAATTACAAGAAAGTATAATTTTATTTAAAGGTGAAGACTTCAAACCAAAGTCAGAGATAACACAAAAAGATTTTCTAAAATTACTTGTACAAACTAAGGGTATGTTCTATATTTGGGATGATGACGACTATTTATATGAAGTGTTAGCAGAAGAAAATATTGTAAGTAATGAAGAAAAAAACCCAGGAGGAAAAGTAACAAGAGAAGAAGCTATAAAGTATATAGTTAGAGCTTTTGGACAAGAGCAGTCGGGTAACTTGGGAGATATATATAGAATAGATTATAATGATGCAGACCAGATTGATAGTAGCCTAAGAGGACATGTTGCAATAGCTAAAGGACTAGGAATTATAAGCGGAGAAGGAAACTTCAGACCGAAAGATAATTTAAGAAGAGATGAAGCAGCTGTATTAATATATAATATATTAAATAGAAAATAG
- a CDS encoding phage holin family protein — protein sequence MEDMISTFQIIFTTIGGYIGWVVGGIDGFIYALIMFVVIDYITGVMVSVLDKRVSSDIGFRGIFRKVLIFAMIAIGNVIDDYLIKDGNTIRTAIVFFYISNEGISILENSSKIGLPIPEKLKAILKEINKDN from the coding sequence ATGGAGGATATGATTAGTACCTTTCAAATCATTTTTACAACCATAGGCGGATATATAGGTTGGGTTGTAGGTGGAATCGATGGATTTATATATGCACTGATAATGTTTGTTGTAATTGACTATATAACAGGAGTTATGGTTTCAGTATTAGATAAACGAGTATCAAGTGATATAGGATTTAGGGGCATATTTAGAAAAGTTTTAATATTTGCAATGATTGCGATAGGAAATGTAATTGATGACTATTTAATTAAAGATGGAAATACTATTCGGACAGCTATTGTTTTTTTCTATATTTCAAATGAAGGAATAAGTATATTAGAAAATTCATCTAAGATAGGGTTACCAATTCCTGAAAAATTAAAGGCCATTTTAAAAGAAATAAACAAAGATAATTAA
- a CDS encoding histidine phosphatase family protein, whose product MKFIIARHAETEANANRIFSGWTDYPLTEKGIKQAKRLGYMLKKNYNIDKLYSSPLDRALKTANIVSKSIEREIIVTDNLKEVNFGIFEGKTGEEIQAEHGEHWDSWHKDYVNFRLPQGENLIDLLDRIRPLIDNLKQGDKDCLLVTHAAVMQVAITYLLDLDLKKMWNFQCKNCSFVEIEYSNNFAFIKRLSPVD is encoded by the coding sequence TTGAAATTTATAATAGCAAGGCATGCAGAAACAGAGGCAAATGCAAACCGTATATTTAGTGGATGGACAGATTATCCTCTTACTGAAAAGGGAATAAAGCAGGCAAAGCGATTGGGATATATGCTTAAAAAAAATTATAACATAGATAAACTATACTCGAGTCCACTAGACAGGGCTTTAAAAACAGCTAATATAGTTTCTAAGTCTATAGAAAGAGAGATAATAGTTACAGATAATCTAAAGGAAGTAAACTTTGGAATATTCGAAGGAAAGACAGGAGAGGAAATACAAGCTGAGCATGGAGAACACTGGGATTCATGGCATAAAGATTATGTTAACTTTAGACTACCTCAAGGAGAGAATTTGATAGATTTACTTGATAGAATAAGGCCCCTTATAGATAATCTTAAGCAAGGAGATAAAGACTGTCTACTAGTTACTCATGCGGCGGTTATGCAAGTGGCAATAACATATTTACTAGATCTAGATTTAAAGAAGATGTGGAACTTTCAATGTAAGAATTGTTCATTTGTAGAAATCGAATATAGTAATAACTTTGCATTTATAAAGAGACTAAGTCCAGTAGATTAG
- a CDS encoding complex I 24 kDa subunit family protein — protein sequence MCHRKLAKKRKEFDTYIDSIEDKEDYLAITIKAQQIFGCLSKEVQNYICEKLDIPEAKVRGIIKYNSLKEEPKGRFHISVCLGTTCKLKGGPEILSELENLLNIREGEMTNDERFSIEATKCTGACIIAPVISINGKMYSDIKKEDVKYIIDEYRRL from the coding sequence ATGTGTCATAGAAAGTTAGCAAAAAAACGTAAAGAATTTGATACTTATATAGACAGTATTGAGGATAAGGAAGACTATTTAGCTATAACTATTAAAGCTCAACAAATATTTGGATGTTTGTCTAAAGAGGTTCAAAACTATATTTGTGAAAAATTAGATATTCCAGAAGCAAAAGTACGTGGAATAATAAAGTATAATTCATTAAAAGAAGAGCCAAAAGGAAGGTTTCATATAAGCGTATGCTTAGGTACAACTTGTAAATTAAAAGGTGGACCAGAAATTCTTAGTGAGCTTGAAAACCTACTTAATATAAGGGAAGGGGAAATGACTAATGATGAAAGATTCAGTATAGAAGCAACTAAATGTACTGGGGCATGTATAATTGCGCCTGTTATAAGCATAAACGGAAAAATGTACAGTGATATAAAAAAAGAAGATGTTAAGTATATAATTGATGAATATAGACGTTTATAA
- a CDS encoding cobyric acid synthase: protein MTKNIMFQGTSSSAGKSTLVTALCRILKNEGINVSPFKSQNMTRNAVDIGENIKIAGSQVVQAEAAKTKPLPEMNPILLVPNSDTGSKILVNGIDYGNTNAWEYHETKSKFREIVKQSYKSLEERYDIVVIEGAGSPAEINLRENDFVNMGLAEMVDAPVIIVGDIDRGGVFASIYGTIMLMSESEKDRIKGFIINKFRGDIEILKPGIKMIEEKVNKPCLGVVPYFELNIEEEDSIVDGKRGERIEDDELRDKEYDKLADIISNNIDIKMIKEIIGI, encoded by the coding sequence TTGACTAAAAATATAATGTTTCAAGGAACATCATCAAGTGCTGGAAAAAGTACATTAGTAACAGCATTATGTAGAATATTAAAAAATGAAGGTATAAATGTATCACCATTTAAATCTCAGAATATGACTAGAAATGCTGTGGACATAGGAGAAAATATTAAAATAGCAGGATCTCAAGTGGTTCAAGCGGAAGCTGCAAAGACAAAGCCATTACCTGAGATGAATCCAATATTATTAGTTCCGAATAGTGACACAGGAAGTAAAATCTTAGTGAATGGAATTGATTACGGAAATACTAATGCATGGGAATACCATGAAACAAAGTCAAAGTTCAGAGAAATAGTAAAGCAGTCTTATAAATCACTAGAAGAACGATATGACATAGTAGTCATAGAAGGGGCTGGAAGTCCAGCAGAAATAAATTTAAGAGAAAATGATTTTGTAAATATGGGACTTGCAGAGATGGTAGATGCTCCGGTTATAATAGTTGGAGATATAGATAGAGGAGGGGTTTTTGCATCTATTTATGGAACTATAATGCTTATGAGTGAAAGTGAAAAGGACAGGATAAAAGGATTTATAATAAATAAGTTTAGAGGAGATATAGAAATTCTAAAGCCTGGAATAAAAATGATAGAGGAAAAAGTAAATAAACCATGTTTAGGTGTTGTGCCATACTTCGAACTTAATATAGAAGAAGAGGACAGCATAGTAGATGGTAAAAGAGGCGAAAGAATAGAAGATGACGAGTTAAGGGATAAGGAGTATGACAAACTAGCAGATATAATAAGTAACAATATAGATATTAAAATGATAAAAGAAATAATAGGGATTTAG
- the cbiB gene encoding adenosylcobinamide-phosphate synthase CbiB: MKYILLLIIPVLLDMIIGDPPNFPHPIRYIGWIIKKYENIIRKSNINLKIGGFLLTGLTLITVTGVITAILMLAEKISHNLNIVISIYFLYTSLASKCLDVETRKVYRALSEDDINESRKMLSYLVGRDTTSLSKEEVTRGAVETVAENTIDGVLAPLMFIGVGMYFDAPVQFAFLYKSINTLDSMVGYINEKYKDIGFASAKLDDIANYIPARLGSFLMLIGGSLLGYNLKNGFKILKRDNRNHKSPNCGYPESVVAGLLNIQLGGTNTYFGEKVYKPTIGDKNSEIVPSNIVDTIKIMYASEIILVILIMTILSLKFTM; this comes from the coding sequence ATGAAATATATACTACTATTAATAATACCAGTACTACTAGATATGATAATAGGAGATCCACCAAATTTTCCACATCCTATAAGATATATAGGATGGATCATAAAAAAGTATGAAAACATAATTAGAAAATCTAATATAAATTTAAAAATAGGTGGATTCCTTCTAACTGGATTAACACTAATAACAGTAACAGGAGTAATTACAGCTATACTTATGTTGGCGGAAAAAATAAGTCATAACTTAAACATTGTAATCTCAATATACTTTTTATATACATCACTCGCGAGTAAATGCCTAGACGTAGAAACTAGAAAAGTATATAGAGCACTTTCAGAGGATGATATAAATGAAAGTAGAAAAATGCTTTCATATCTAGTGGGTAGAGATACAACTAGTTTAAGTAAGGAAGAAGTTACAAGAGGGGCTGTTGAAACAGTAGCTGAAAATACTATAGATGGTGTACTAGCTCCACTTATGTTTATAGGGGTGGGTATGTACTTTGATGCGCCAGTGCAATTTGCATTTTTATATAAATCTATAAATACCTTAGATTCTATGGTGGGATATATTAATGAAAAGTATAAAGATATAGGTTTTGCATCAGCAAAATTAGATGATATAGCTAACTATATACCAGCTAGACTAGGCAGTTTCCTAATGTTAATAGGAGGATCTCTATTAGGATACAATCTTAAAAATGGATTTAAAATATTAAAAAGAGATAATAGAAATCATAAGAGTCCTAATTGCGGATATCCTGAATCTGTAGTAGCTGGACTATTAAACATTCAATTAGGAGGAACAAATACTTATTTTGGAGAAAAAGTATACAAGCCTACTATTGGAGACAAGAATAGTGAAATTGTCCCTAGCAATATAGTAGATACTATAAAAATAATGTATGCTTCTGAAATTATACTGGTTATACTAATCATGACTATACTGTCACTAAAAT